A single region of the Pogoniulus pusillus isolate bPogPus1 chromosome Z, bPogPus1.pri, whole genome shotgun sequence genome encodes:
- the LOC135173309 gene encoding thioredoxin: protein MVKSVGSLSEFEAELKAAGEKLIVVDFSATWCGPCKMIKPFFHSLCEKYGDVVFIEIDVDDAQDVATHCDVKCMPTFQFYKSGKKVQEFSGANKEKLEETIKSLV from the exons ATGGTGAAGAGCGTGGGCAGCCTG tctGAATTTGAGGCAGAACTGAAAGCTGCTGGTGAGAAGCTTATAGTAGTTGATTTCTCTGCCACATGGTGTGGACCATGCAAAATGATCAAGCCCTTCTTCCAT AGTTTGTGTGAGAAGTATGGTGATGTGGTGTTCATTGAAATTGACGTGGACGATGCCCAG GATGTGGCTACACACTGTGATGTGAAGTGCATGCCAACGTTCCAGTTCTACAAGAGCGGCAAGAAG GTGCAGGAGTTCTCTGGGGCCAATAAagagaagctggaagagaccattaAGAGCCTAGTCTAA